TTAAACTATACGTGGACGAAACGGACACTGCCCTCTTTGAAATTCTGGATAAGGATGGCAATGAAATCAGGTCGGGGAAAGTATTGGACAAAAATGAATGATGCTTATATCCAAATTCAATAAAATCCCCATTATGAAAAGCCGCATCCCATACTATGGTTTTCATTTTAAGTAGGAGTGGAATTTGGGGTTGGCCAAGGTTGCCCAACAACAATAGAGCGTCCTACAAACGATGGCACTCATTGTAGCAAAAAAGCACTAGTAAATGACACGAAAAGACTTTATCAAAGCATGTGGACTTTTGGGCCTGCATATGCCTTTTTACTCTTTTACCATGCAAAATCAGAAACAAAAGGGTTTGGATTTCCCAGGTAAGGTCATGATTATTGGGGCAGGTGCCGCAGGTTTGTCCGCCGGTTACCTATTAAGACAAAAAGGAATTGATTTTACCATACTGGAAGCTGCTTCGCAATTTGGTGGAAGGATGCAAACCAATACTGCTTTTGCGGATTTTCCAATTGCGCTCGGTGCGGAATGGATTTCCATGGACCATATCAATTTTAATCCCTTGGTGGATACCCAAGTTGCCCTAAAAGAAATACAGACCATAGGGTATTCCCCAAACGATGTGTATGGGGTTTGGGACAACGGAAAACTGATTCGGGGCACACTCAACACCTTCAATGATAAAAAATTTAAGAACAACTCCTGGCTTGGCTTCTTCAAAACGTTTATAGCACCGTCCATTCAAGAAAACATCAAGTACAACGAATCCATTCATTCCATAGATTACACCCAAAACAAAATCTCCTTGGCATCCAACAATGGACTGCACATGGCTGACCAGGTCATACTTACCGTTCCGGTGTCCATCCTTAAAGCAAAGGCTATAAAATTCACACCTGGTTTGCCCAAGAAAAAGCTACAGGCTTTTGAGGACACCGACTACTGGGACGGATTTAAGGCGTTTTTTGCATTTAAGGAAAAGTTTTATCCATCATTTGTTGATTATGTAATACATCCGAAAACCAATGGACATGTATCCCTTTATGATGCCGCTTGGGGACAGGACAGCAAAATGAACGTCTTGGGACTTTTTTCAGTTGGGACTAAGGCAAGGGAATATGGAAGTTTATCGGAAGATGAGTTCAAAATGGAAATGTTGGCGGAAATGGACCGCATATTTGACGGGAAAGCAAGTAGAAACTATATCAAGCACTTGACCCATAACTGGTCTACCACTACCCACGCAAAAGGGGCATATGTAAGTGATTTCACAGCATACAGGACCATTGCCAAACTACAGGAGCCTATAGAGGACAAAATCCATTTTGCCGGAGATGCCTATACGGATGGAACAAACTGGGGCAATGTCCACGATGCGATACGCTCGGCCAAACAATGCGTGGATACCATTTTGAACAAGAAAAAATGACCAATGAAAAAGCTATCGTTACTTGTAGTTATGCTGTGCACAGTAGGTTCTTACGCCCAAAAAATCAATCAAGAAGACCTATACGCCATTTGGCATCTTGATAAATATTCCGATGATGAGAGCTATTATTTTCCTCCAAAAAAGGAGGCGGAGGATTATTTGTCCTTGAATAGGGATGGCACCTATGTATCGGTTTCGGAAGGTAAGCAGGGCGATGGAACCTGGATATTCAATGCCAACGGAAAATATATTGAGCTCGAATCCAAAGCAGGGAAAAAAGAGAAGTTCCATATTCATTTTCTTTCTGGAAAATCAATGGTGGTCACCTATGATACCGACGAATACCGAATATGGGAAGTCCATTACGTATCCTCAAATACAGGGAATTGATGAAGACCCATATCTTACGATCACTATGCCTGTTGGCAGTACTGTCTTCATATGGTCAGGAAATGGTATCATTACGATCAATTCCATTCACTACCCAAAAAACGGATAGTCTTTTCATTCAATCGGTCATTGACGAGCGAACGGTGAAGCATTTAGGGGTACTGGAAAATGTAAATGCGGAACCCGTAGAACTCTTTTTAAAAGAAGGGGCAGAAAAAGCCATAAAAACTTTTTATGGACTGTCCTTTAAAGAAAATGGCCGGAGTACGCCCATTTATATTAAGCTAAAGGCACTGAATGTACAGGAGTCCAAACGAAGAATGAATAAAGGCATCGCTAGAATTGCACGGGTACATGTTGAAATGGTCTTTTGTGAAAAACGCGATGGGCTGTTAAAAGAGATTTTTAGCATAAAGCACAATGAAGATGATGTCTTTGGCCTGTACGATAAAGCAGGAGTATATGCTACTCACGAAAAAAGGATAAGGGCCGCCCTGGAATACTGCATGCATGCATTTTCAAAGGCTTACCGGCAAGCCAAACCCCTGGTTTCAAAGGCCAATTTCAAGCCCATCAAAGAAAACGAAACCATGGCACAAAAACTTGGGCAATGGTTTAACCTCATCACCCTGAAGGGGATGCGAAGCAGATATTTTGAAGGTTATGGTATAAGCTATACAGGTTTTGTGGACAGTAAAAAAGGACTCATCAGGCCCTACGAAACCTCCTTTGAAGTGACCTGGGCCAGACCTGGGATAGCCGAAGAAAACGGTTATGCCGATGTCAATTCATTTGTGTTTCGTCCCGAGCTTTACTTTCTCTATAAAAAGCTATTTAAGGGAGTGTATGCTTCTGCGAGTAGCAACGTTCCCATAGGTTATGAAATCGTGGAAGATTTGAACGGTAACAACTCCTTCAATTTTGTTATAGGCATTGGTGCCAGTCAAGGACTACGCATAATTCCCTGGCAAAAAAATGGATTGGTTTTTGGGGTGGATTTTTTTCAACAATTGGAAACCTCCAAGGTCTATACGTTCGATTTGGGCGTGGAACTGGTTTTGGGCATAAATTTTTAATCAAAGAAAATGTATCACCCAAGATTATACGGCGATTTTTATGATATGGGGCATAAATACGGCAAATTGCTCCATGACAAGGCCAACTTTTCACTTCCTGCTATAAGCAAACGGAAAATGGAGTTTGGACTCTCTTCCTATGAAGTACTAAAAAGCTATTATCCTGAGGTAGTGGAAGAGATAAAAGGCTTTGCCGACGGAATTAAAGCCGCTCCGGAACAACTTGCCGCTTTCCTTTTAAGTCTAGGCATGTTCAACACAACGGGGCAGTGCAGTGTTTTTGCCCATAGGAACAATGACGGGGTCATCGTAGGAAGAAATTACGATATGCTTTTTGCCTTTAAAAAGTTTACGGAGAGTAGCCTGATTGCCCCAAAAAACAAGTTCGCTTATATTGGGCAATCCGATGTCTTTATTGGACGTTCCGATGGTGTCAACGAGAAAGGCTTGTCGATTGCCATGTCTTTTGTGAATGGTAAGGAACCAGAACCAGGAATCAGCTTTCATTTTGTGGTCAGAAAGGTGTTGGAAAATTGCCAAACCACCAATGAGGCCATTGGACTTATTCAGTCAACAAAAGTGTCATCAGCCAATAACTTTCTGATTGCGGACAGGACAGGGGACATTGCGGTGGTTGAATCCTCCCTCCAAAAAAGTAGGGTCAGACGCCCGGAGGAAACGCAAAACTTTATCTATATCACCAATCAGTTTATGATCGAAGGGATGAAAGTCTTTGACCAGGGAGGTGTTGAATGGAGCAAAAGTGGGGAACGCTATAGCGGCTTAAAAAGCAGTTTGTCCGCGGTTGACCAAATGAGTTTGGAAAAGGCCAAGGAAATCTTGTCGGACAAATGTATATGCCTGGATTTAAAAAAGGAACAATTTGGAACAATTTGGTCAGTTGTGGCAAGTTTGAAGGAATTGAAAATTGAACGGGCAGAAACCAAACCAAAACTTACCAACTACAAAGCTGACACAAGGCTTGATTGGTGGTTAAGAAAGCAACGGAAATAAATCGGGAAACAACTATTGTATGGCGCTAGGCACGGTTCCTCCCCTACTATGTTTAAAATGTCCTTTATGTCCGACCTTGACCTGTTGTTCCGTAAAACAAACTACTTAAGCAAGCTTACCTGTTTTTATAGCTCTTAAGACAGCCATTTTAACTAAGTTTTATTGCCGGAACAATACATTTATTGTAATATTGCAATTAAATAATGAATATGGGATTGGCCAAGACAGAAATATTTACTGCCCATCAAAATGAGATAGCCATTTTTGCCAAGGCGTTCGGACATCCTGCCCGTGTCGCAATTTTGCAACAGCTGTTTAAAATGGATAACTGTTATTGTGGCAATCTGGTCGATGAAATTGGTCTGGCACAGCCCACGATATCGCAACATCTAAAGGAACTGCGAAACCTGGGTCTTATTAAAGGTCAGGTTGAGGGAACAAGTGTATGCTATTGCATTGATAAGGAGAACTGGGCGGCCATGAAGGAAGTCATGGGGGATTTTCTTGACCAGGACCTTCCTGAAAATGAAGATTGTTGCTAAAAAAATTTTAACCAATTAATCGTTTTATTGCGATAAACAAATAAATGTCCCATGAAAACACTTTTAACTATCACCGCTTTTACGGTAATGATCCTATTTCAAAATGGGGTTCAGGCACAAAAGCTTAGAAACAAAATTGTAAAATCCATTGTACAATTTGAAAGCTCCTATTCTTCAATTCAAGAAGACCGAAAGGTATTGCTCGATCAATTGGCTTCGAGAATTGCCAAAGGCAACAAAAATGATGAAGACCTCACTATAGTTTTTGTCGATAAACATAACAAAGAGAAGAGCCAACTTGCCACTATCTGGCTCAGGACGGGCTTACTGTATTATAACCTGAACAATTACAATGTGCTCTCCGCTGGTACTGAACCGATCCAGGAACCCTTTCCAGCTCTTGCCTCCCTGGAAGCATATGGTTTCAGGGTGGGCAATGCCAGTAAGAACCAACGTTATGCCTATACTGTAAAATCCGGTTCTGAAACTTGGCAGGTTACCTACACTGCCATTGAAGCACTGAACTTAACGGATGATGGTATACTCAGGATTTTCGTGGAAGAAGGAATCGCCCCGGAAGACGGTCCCAAACAAATAGAGATTTCTTTGTTTTCCCCAGAGCGCATTGCCATGGAATTGCTTTACGTATCCTCCAGAATAAAGTATTTAAATGAACAATACCAATAAGGCCAAGCAATTATGAAATCAACCGATATCAAAAAACTATTTTCAACCCTTTACACCCTAAGATTTGAACAATAATTGCATTTTGGTAAGCAAAAAGCCAATGAAAAAGGGTTTCTTTGGCAACATTGAAAGCGAAAATCCCAATCGATCAAATACGTTGATGCATCTTGGCGAACACCAAAAATCCATTACCGTTTGATGGATAAAAATATCTGGCCTTCCCTGGTGGCTGAATTTATTGGCACATTTTTGTTGGTTTTCTTTGGTACGGGGGCCATCATTGTAGATGGACT
The sequence above is a segment of the Muricauda sp. SCSIO 64092 genome. Coding sequences within it:
- a CDS encoding flavin monoamine oxidase family protein produces the protein MTRKDFIKACGLLGLHMPFYSFTMQNQKQKGLDFPGKVMIIGAGAAGLSAGYLLRQKGIDFTILEAASQFGGRMQTNTAFADFPIALGAEWISMDHINFNPLVDTQVALKEIQTIGYSPNDVYGVWDNGKLIRGTLNTFNDKKFKNNSWLGFFKTFIAPSIQENIKYNESIHSIDYTQNKISLASNNGLHMADQVILTVPVSILKAKAIKFTPGLPKKKLQAFEDTDYWDGFKAFFAFKEKFYPSFVDYVIHPKTNGHVSLYDAAWGQDSKMNVLGLFSVGTKAREYGSLSEDEFKMEMLAEMDRIFDGKASRNYIKHLTHNWSTTTHAKGAYVSDFTAYRTIAKLQEPIEDKIHFAGDAYTDGTNWGNVHDAIRSAKQCVDTILNKKK
- a CDS encoding C45 family autoproteolytic acyltransferase/hydolase; translated protein: MYHPRLYGDFYDMGHKYGKLLHDKANFSLPAISKRKMEFGLSSYEVLKSYYPEVVEEIKGFADGIKAAPEQLAAFLLSLGMFNTTGQCSVFAHRNNDGVIVGRNYDMLFAFKKFTESSLIAPKNKFAYIGQSDVFIGRSDGVNEKGLSIAMSFVNGKEPEPGISFHFVVRKVLENCQTTNEAIGLIQSTKVSSANNFLIADRTGDIAVVESSLQKSRVRRPEETQNFIYITNQFMIEGMKVFDQGGVEWSKSGERYSGLKSSLSAVDQMSLEKAKEILSDKCICLDLKKEQFGTIWSVVASLKELKIERAETKPKLTNYKADTRLDWWLRKQRK
- a CDS encoding ArsR/SmtB family transcription factor, which codes for MGLAKTEIFTAHQNEIAIFAKAFGHPARVAILQQLFKMDNCYCGNLVDEIGLAQPTISQHLKELRNLGLIKGQVEGTSVCYCIDKENWAAMKEVMGDFLDQDLPENEDCC
- a CDS encoding copper resistance protein NlpE, which gives rise to MKKLSLLVVMLCTVGSYAQKINQEDLYAIWHLDKYSDDESYYFPPKKEAEDYLSLNRDGTYVSVSEGKQGDGTWIFNANGKYIELESKAGKKEKFHIHFLSGKSMVVTYDTDEYRIWEVHYVSSNTGN